The genome window GTTCCTATTTTACGAAATTCAAGACTTTATGGGATGAATTTGTGAATAATCAGCCTTTCACAGTCTGTAattgtccttgtgtttgtgGTTCTAAGTCTTCTCAGCTAAATGCATAGCATAAAGAGCAtgtttttaggtttttaatGGGGTTGAACGACAGTTATGGCACTCTGATTGGGCAAATCTTGCTAATTGAGCCTTTTCCTTCTCTTAGCATGGTATGTTCATTGATTTTGCACGAAGAGAAAAGGAGAAGCATAGGCAACATTGTCAATGTGGTTCAACAAGTTCAGCAATTGGATCCTGTTGCTATGTATGTGAATGGCACTAGACCTTTTCAAGGCAATCAAGGTCATGTTCGAAACAATGGAGGAAAAGGAGGTAACTCTAAGAAGGAAAGACCAGTCTGTATTTACTGTGGTTTCACTGGTCATATTGCTGACAAATGCTACAAGCTTCATGAATATCCCCCAGGGTATAAGCCAAAAGGTGGGACAAAGGCTATGGCTAATCAAATCACAGGAGGTTTTGGTTTTGATGGTCATTCTAATGCTCAGTATGGTGATGTTACTCAGCCCAACATTGGCTTGCAGACTCCTTTTGGTGTTTCACAGTCAGGTTTTGGAGGTTTTCCTagtggtttttgttttcagacTTGCCAACAAACCACTCAACCTCAATGTCCAATCTCACAAGTTCAATGTGAACagcttctcaattttttgaaagCTCACAATGCATCAGGTTCAGGTTTTGGTACTCCAAATGGACTTAGTGCTCAGACTGCATCACAGGTTGCATCAGTGATGGCACCTGCTGTTCCATCTTCCACAGCTACTTCtacttcatcatcttcttccaaTTTCTCAGGTAATCCCTTTTGGATACCTCCCAATTTCactcattctatttttttttgctcaagtCATTGATAGGCAATGTTTTAAGTCTAATTCTTGGATCATTGACACTAGGGCCACTGATCACATGGTGCACTCAGTTTCTCAATTGACCACAATCACTTCTATAGTTCATTCTTGTGTCTATTTGCCAAATGGGGAAAAGGCTGTTGTAACACACATAGGCACTGTGCAAATTTCTTCTACACTTTCACTCACAAATGTTTTGTGTATCCCTTCCTTTAGTTTCAATCTTATTTCTGTTAACAAACTTACTCAGACCAAACATTGTTACCTTATTTTTCTTGGTGATTGGTGTTTCATCCAGGACCTTGCTCAATGGAGCATGATTGGTCTGGGTAAGGAAAGCAATGATTTATACCTGCTTCAAGCTGCTGTTCCTCCTTCAAATTCAGCTGCTCTTGCCACCACTGTCAGTCATATTTCTTCAGATTTATGGCATTCTAAATTAGGTCACCCTTCTTTAGCCAAACTTCAATTGTTGAAGTCATTTGTAAATATTGATGTTTCTAATAAGGCTTCTTGTTGTGATGTTTGCCATTTTGCAAAACAGAAAAGGCTCTCTTTTCCCTCTAGCATTCATGTAACCACTAAACCTTTTGAATTGATACATTGTGACCTATGGGGTCCTTTTTCTACTCCTACTATTGATGGTTACAAATTTTTCCTGACTATTGTGGGTGATTTTACCAGATGCACATGGGTCTATTTGCTTAAACATAAATCTGAAACTCAAACTCTATTTCCTAAATTTGCAATTATGATTTCTACTCAATTTGATTGCAAGATTAAAACCATTAGAAGTGACAACGGcacaaaatttttcttaaaagattTTTTCCATTCTATTGGTATTTTGCTTTGAGATCTCTATGGATAATTCTCAATATGGAGTCTTGATGAAGATAGAGAAGCCCTCTAGCAACTCCAGCAATTATGTTGATGCGCTTATGCCAATCCAGTAATTTACTCTTCGTTTGATCTGTCCAATTTCACATTTATGTCACTAAAAATATGTTGAaatctcaacaaaaaattttattattgaaagatGATAAGACTAATCATGAATGTCATGGATTTAGTTAGGGTTAAAGCTCAAACCAAAAATTAAGGAATCCAAGCTTTTGTTAGGCATGTATTCATAGATTagcattttttcattttcttcaatg of Quercus lobata isolate SW786 chromosome 8, ValleyOak3.0 Primary Assembly, whole genome shotgun sequence contains these proteins:
- the LOC115954994 gene encoding uncharacterized protein LOC115954994, which produces MGLNDSYGTLIGQILLIEPFPSLSMVCSLILHEEKRRSIGNIVNVVQQVQQLDPVAMYVNGTRPFQGNQGHVRNNGGKGGNSKKERPVCIYCGFTGHIADKCYKLHEYPPGYKPKGGTKAMANQITGGFGFDGHSNAQYGDVTQPNIGLQTPFGVSQSGFGGFPSGFCFQTCQQTTQPQCPISQVQCEQLLNFLKAHNASGSGFGTPNGLSAQTASQVASVMAPAVPSSTATSTSSSSSNFSGPCSMEHDWSG